Sequence from the Ereboglobus luteus genome:
GCGGTTTTCCGGTTGAGTCTGCTCGGGTTTTTCACGTCCGCGTTTGCCGCCGCGCTCAGCCTCGTTTCGCTCGCGGTTCCGGCGTGGGACGCGGTTTGCCGCGCGTCTGCGTCCGGCGGCAACGCGTGGATCGAGTTTCACGCCGCGCTCGCGCTTTTTAGCTACGGCGTTTTCGGGCTGCTCGCGCTCACATCCGGCATGTATCTGCTTCAGTGGTTCAGCATCAAGCGCCGGCGGATGGACGGCATTTTTTCGTTTCTGCCGTCGATGCGCGCGCTCGACCAGATCAACCTGCGCCTGCACGCGACCGGCGCGATCCTGCTCGGCGCGTCGCTCGCCGTCGCGCTCATCCACTGGCAGCGCGGCGCGGGGCACACCGTCGGGTTCGCCATGCTTTTTTTCGGCGCGATCTGGTTTCTCTACGCGGTGTTCCTCGCGCTCCGGCTCGCAAATATCGTGCCCGCCCGCCGTCTCGCGTGGGCGTGCATCGTGTTGTTTGTCGTGGCAATTTTCTCCATCGGCTTGGTCAACAATCACCGCGCTTCTCGCGCAACCGGCACGGACGCGCACCAGAAACCATGAGCCGCGATAACACAGCCGTCCCTGAAGCCGCCGCCAAATCCGCGCGCGCCCCGAACGCACCGTCGGGTTTCTTTTTTGTCGGGGCAAATCACCACGCCACGCCGATCGAACTCCGCGAAAAACTCGCGCTCACCGAAAACAAGCTGCCCGGCCTCCAATGCCGCCTCGCCGCAATCGACGGCTTGCGCGAGGTCGTCGTGCTGAACACCTGCAACCGCGTCGAAATCTACGGCATCGCCGAAACGCCCGCGGTGATTGCGCGCATTGAGGAAAATTTCTGCGCGCTGCAGGAATTCCCCGAGAAAACATTTCGCGAGATCCGCCAGCATGCGACGGGACGCGACGCCATCCAGCATCTCCTCGAAGTGGCGGCGGGGATCGACTCGCAGATGCTCGGCGAAACCGAAATTCTCGGCCAGGTGAAGGACGCCTACGCCGACGCGCTGACGCGCCGCGCGACCGGCCCCGCGCTCAACCGCATTTTCCAAAAAACATTCCAATACGCAAAACACGTCCGCACCAGCACCGCGATCACCGCCGGCCAGGTAAGCATCGCCAATGTCGCTGTCGATCTTGCGCAAAAGATTTTCGGAGAGCTTGGGCGCACGCGCATCCTCCTGCTCGGCGCGGGCGATATCAGCGAAAAAACCGCGCGCGCGTTTCAGAGTCGCGGCGCGAGCGCCCTCACCGTGGCCAGCCGGACGTTTGAGCGCACGATGGCGCTTGCAAGCGGTCTCGGCGCCACCGCCCTGCCCTTCGAGCACATCCCCGCGCACCTCGCCGATTATGACGTTGTCGTCTGCTCGACCGCCGCGCCTGAGGCCGTGATCCGCCGCGACGCCGCCGAGTCCGCCATGCGCCGTCGCCGCGCGCAGCCGCTTTTTTTCATCGACCTGGCCATGCCGCGCGATGTCGAGCCATCCGTCGCCGACATCGAAAATGTTTTTGTTTACAACCTCGACGACCTCGCGCGCATCGCCGAAAAAAACCGCGCCGCCCGTGAAAACGAGGTCGTTCGCGCGCGCGAGATTTTGCGCGAAAAATCCGCCATGCTTTGGAGTCAGATCGCCCCGGAAGCGCCAAGCCCCGGCCCGTCTCGTTCCGGCGACGCATCCTGAAGGATTGACAGCGCCCCGCCGCGGGCAAAACTCCGCCGCGTCTAGTGACACGGGGTGCTTCCGCCCGAGGGAAGCTGAGAACAAACCCGTCGAACCTGATCCGGTTAATACCGGCGAAGGGAATCGTCACAGCCGCGCCGGGCGCGCCA
This genomic interval carries:
- a CDS encoding cytochrome C assembly family protein, with the translated sequence MIETFLTDRAWLWLAAALYLGGFLFGVVPLVRRGRHSNRLAFFIMLAGFVAQTLGLYLRGKAIGGCPIGNTFEILQFTTWSAVALYFIVGAVFRLSLLGFFTSAFAAALSLVSLAVPAWDAVCRASASGGNAWIEFHAALALFSYGVFGLLALTSGMYLLQWFSIKRRRMDGIFSFLPSMRALDQINLRLHATGAILLGASLAVALIHWQRGAGHTVGFAMLFFGAIWFLYAVFLALRLANIVPARRLAWACIVLFVVAIFSIGLVNNHRASRATGTDAHQKP
- the hemA gene encoding glutamyl-tRNA reductase — translated: MSRDNTAVPEAAAKSARAPNAPSGFFFVGANHHATPIELREKLALTENKLPGLQCRLAAIDGLREVVVLNTCNRVEIYGIAETPAVIARIEENFCALQEFPEKTFREIRQHATGRDAIQHLLEVAAGIDSQMLGETEILGQVKDAYADALTRRATGPALNRIFQKTFQYAKHVRTSTAITAGQVSIANVAVDLAQKIFGELGRTRILLLGAGDISEKTARAFQSRGASALTVASRTFERTMALASGLGATALPFEHIPAHLADYDVVVCSTAAPEAVIRRDAAESAMRRRRAQPLFFIDLAMPRDVEPSVADIENVFVYNLDDLARIAEKNRAARENEVVRAREILREKSAMLWSQIAPEAPSPGPSRSGDAS